GCCGTTCTTTATTAACGAAAGGACGAGCCGAAGGTGCCGCGCTGGCAAAAAGTTCCGAATATGCATGGCTATGCAATTCGCGCAGTCCCTAGAGGCGCAAAAGTTGGCTGGGCAAAAAACGGCGGAAAAACGGGACGCAAAAGGACGAGAACAAGCGCGGCAGCGGTAgaaaagggaagaaaaaagagCACGTCGCACCGCACGAAGCGACCGGCTATCCATTTTCATTCGAAGCGAGCGATGCCCCGAAACTTTCAAAGCGGCCGCAAAGGCAATACGTAATCCGGCTCCGGTGACGCGCGACTCCGCCAATTTCACGTCCCACTATTTTGATCGAGGTTAAGGTTACACCGTTATACTACTCCCGAGTGAGCGattcgttttattaaattctcaGGCTGCCAGGAGAAAGTTTGCATTTCCCGGCGACGGCGAACGTGGAAAGCGCGACTTTAGAAGcgttttaatttgcttttgtTCGTACACACTTTCAGCTGATAACCATCGGAACGCGTACGGAATACTATTTCTCGTCGCACAAGGTGAATATCAACGTTCCGAAACCGATTGTAATAATGTAACCTCTTCATAAAAATTTGGCCCACGCGTCTCCCACGCccaaaatgtttgaaaatgtTCGTAAacacgtgaaaaaaaaaaaccaagtaataatttatttctgaaaaactGTTTGTTATGTCAAATCAATTTATCTTTCGCGACTACGTACCTTCCGTTCGAGGTCAATCAATGCTCAACGCAAACACAAAAAGTTTAATCTCAGCCCGGAGTCAGTCTAGATTAAACGAATTCGACTTGATTGCAAGTTCGATTAATGGAGGAACGTTTCATCGAAGTTATCTACCGGAACACGTTCATCCAATCATGACTGTAACCGTCGAGTTTAAAATTGGATTTATTTCGACATTCGTTAACAGTTCTGGTTGCCTACCGACCGCCATGGTATTTTTCCTTAGGCATACGGATGTACgaacgaaattaattttattaaattataaagcaaACAGCATAATTCTAACGTATTTAATTTACACTCCATGTAAACATTACTATTTTATCCGATTATCTTGTTCACACAtccttatataattaattgctaaacaaatttaatctcATTCGTATCGttgtatctattattttttataaaactattctTATATTGCGTGAAATATATCGCGAAAAAAAGTCTTGCACATATGatgttaaataattccaaAAGAAATACGgaagtttaaataaaagcgtaataattaaaaattttccaggaaaagaaaatttctcataatagAATGTCTTATAACATAAACAGCATGACGTATAAAATTCTCACATACACCATATTAAAGACCTTCGTTGATGTATAAAAGATATTCGTGTGAAAGATGTTTCTCATCGCGGAAAATCCTCTTGCGATACACGCAATCAATTGCTGCAGAATATATCTCGGAACGCGTAACGAACGGTCAGATTCGCCGCTTAAATACGCCACTTATGTGTGTATCATgagtattttaagaaaataacagAGTAAATAAGAAGCATAGCGCGTGTCGTGAGCGACATATAGCGTGACAcggcaataattatttattgataagaGACGGTGGCGCTGTTACCACATCATTATTACAACATACAAGACAAGATTTAATTTGCACGTTCAATGCGCTGTCGTTGCTGTAACCATTTGGATATAATGCATGATCTTGGTTATAGACGCGGTACGTTCGTTACTAAATCCTCTCCGACGCTCGCAGaagtaatgtaatattcaaACAACAATTTAGAAAGCTTTGTTGCGTGCTGATTTAAGTAGCCCGTGTAATCAGAAGCTACTAATGAGGAACGTTGTATGCCCGACCTGATTAACAGCTAATACGAGTATATTAAAGCGGTCGCGCGCCGGAACACACGAAGTCTGCACGTGTTTCCATATTCGCTTGGGATAAAACGCGGCTCGTGCGTGCCTAGAGTTTTAAATCTTCTCAAATCAGATTTGCGATCCGAAAATATCAATCTGCCTACAGATATTTATTCCTTATTcacaaatgtattataatgcaTTGCGTaatcgatataaataaaaccttttaatacacgataaattgtaataatttattttaatttagcttaatttgcatttataggTTTTAACGCCTTTGCTCGATCGATCCGTGCCGAAGGATCGTCAAATAAACGCAATACGTAAAGCTCACGTGTCCGGTTTCTATGACGTCCAACCCTATTtgagcccccccccccccccctcaccGTCGAGTATATCGTTGCACGTCTCACGAAGCCCATAAACTTCGATGGGAATCGAGTTTCTTAATAACCTCCCTGCGCGAGGTTTCAGCCGACCACCTCGTAAATAAATCAGAGCCGGAGAAAAATATCGGATTGTAAGCGCGCCCGCGCGTACGTGTACGCCAGCGAAATTCCATTCGCGTACACTCTCATTGAAGCGCTCGTAGGAAAGTTTTTCCTATGAAATCGCGCGACCTTCGTTTTACTTTTATTCCCGCCGCGATTGCAAGAGAGCGCGAAGTACTTCCGATAATCGTAATGAAAACTTGACACTCGTGCCGCGCGTTCTTCTCGCTGCCGGAGAAAATTACGAGGATAATCGTAATGAAAACTCGACACTTCTCTTCGCAGGAAAAGCAAATTACGTGATATTACGTGTAATTATCTCTTTTATAGATATTACGAGTGCAACTGCGTCACGTCAAACAGATTTAAATTCTGATACTATGAGTTTCAAATTTCCTTCTTATTCATGTGTTTAAtctaatgtaattaattttctcatgtgcaattttataattaaaatcgcgATTTACgagtgaaaattttttacgctcCTAAATCATTACGTAACACATGttttacataagaaaaaaaaaaaaaattgtgacatCCAAAATGTACTTTCTCCACAACAAGATTCGCAGGAAGATAATTTTACACGATATACAATATCGATTTAAGAGGAATATTGCAACTTTCCCATCTTATTAGATTGGTGAAAAAGAAAGCAACCGGTAAACAGCTGGCAGGACGCCAGCGAAGGACGCATAACTCTACCGCGCTTTTTCTCGCAAGGCTCCCGTACGGAATAAGGAAGCGATAGCATCAAAACGTGTATTATTTCCTTAAGAGAGCGCGAAATCGGTATGTGATGACGGCGAGATCGTCAGACAGAAAGTTTCGCGAATATTGGTGCGCAATGTCATGAGGCGACAAGCACGAGCGGAGACGCGATACTGCATACGTGAGTGGAACGCCGTGTCGAttgtaaacttttatattcgcATTCAAATTCTTTTTAGAACGGCCCTTAAAACGAATATACTCACGTACGAAACATCGCCGTACACCTCGGCTACGAGCAGTCGTTCGTGAGATCGTTAGAAACTGGCTAGTTTGTAGCGCGGAACAAGTTGCGCCACAAATATCCTAACTATTGGCGGAAAAAAAAGCTTAATTTATCGACagtgtaacaaaaatatttttattatatttttgttcaaaataCGAATAAGAGAAtttgaaacattaataattatgcatatacgtatataatcgtataaattttgttctagATATAGTGTATTTTTAACGTGTCGCGGGAGAATATACGTTTTTCTCGTTTACTTTTCATTTtctccaataaaaaaaaatcaaatgttgaaatccttttatttttgttttgaatGATATCTAAATTCGCATAGTGTATAGGAACAATAGAATCGGCTGCTCAAACTCTGAAATAGCCACAGGCACAATATTGTACCACATCGAATATTCTGGTTTTTCACCCAATTTCCTGTCAAAAtggaaaactattttttaacgcaagaaaataaacaagtttccaaagaaaaaaatcactttTGACTTGAATTTGTATGTCGAAGTGGCATGAAAATATTCTTGCGTTATGGATTGAAAACAGAAATTACCATGGACtgatttttaacataaaatatatctaatcaCATATAAAAGCTTGATAGTAatcaacattttataattatttataattataaaaaatctttgtcatttttcgtgagaaaaagtttttcgcgcttatatagaattataacGAATATTATAACGAATTAGAGATCAAGAAACATTGTGCTTTttcataaactatttttataaaaatacttttatcataGCTATGTCAACGTCCGCGagcaaaaattgtcaaatctGATGAAATGTCAGTCGATATCAAATTACTTCGTTCCGCGAATAGAGAATTATACGTTCACCAACTGTTCCGACCCAGTAAATTGAGTCTATTTTTTCGACCCAAAGAAGAATtcgaaattaaaacaaaaactgAATTGTTTGTCTactatttcaaaaattctacCACATTCATCTATTGTTCATCTATTGTTTCCTATCATGCGCGACATAGTCTGCttttaaaaagcaaaattaaaatctacaTAAAACTACTACAATATCCAATAAACGATACAAGCTCTTCGATATAACATATATTCCATCAATCTCGCCATTCTTTTCATCTCTATGAAACCTTTGACTGAAATAacctttatttttctttgactgaattttaatgagacatttttttcaaaacttttcagTTTTCAATATTAGCTGTTATTGTATTCGAGTTTCCAATCGTTCAAcctctaattaaatttctgcagaaaacattatttcaaactgtagaatttaattttataatgtaatcaagtactagaaataaaaatattctttttttttcgatgcTTATTATGCAAAAACTATTGCTGCCTTGGTATTTTTGCTCAGTGAAATGTATTCAGTGGTGGCAAAATGGTATTAGATAGTGGAATATCTTATAGAtcgataaatttgcaatataatattgcgtgacaattaatatttataatattgtaattaatattcatcgtGATGATACAATTGCTGCAACGTTATAAATCGACCATCAAATTCCAATAGCAACAAAATTCgttctatataatattatttaatttaaagaataccTATTACGGCAAATGAGATAgagctttaataaaatagctaATAATGGTGTCGATAATGCaatgtttaaacaaattttataaaatgtaccGAGAACGTGTAACAGGAAATTAGATCATTACGCAATTTATCTCATCTAAACATAGTTTCGTTTTATTCGACGTAACGACATAAATAACTGGTATGCAAATTGGATAAACTGCTATgatgacaataaaaatatagaaatattatacattgaaccttctttgaaatatattgtcatacttaatagttattttacattatttttaacgattgCCTAAAgtgatcatttttatattgcgcATAAATTAAGTTAACGTACTTACTCTCAAAATCATACATTGAACAACTTATATATtgcttaattatattatattattttgcatggATCTCATCCATGCAAAGATTAAACGGAAAAAAGGTGTTAAAGAAGATATCATGTGACTTAATTTCACTATTCAACtcaaaaattgattcaatGAACATCCATCCAATCGTACAATAAGCTTCAATGAGACTGATTGTGCGTAAAACGCGACGCGAGAGCAGTTAAAGGTCAGCGCGGCAAGACATCCCGCAGCAGCACGTGTCTGCTACGAAAACACGTgtttccccctcccccccagCGCGCATGGAAACATTCACCCAAGTTTCCTTCTGTTAGTACAACGTGGGAATGGCGCAGTGCACGTGAATGAAATAACACACATCTCAATCGCTATAAATATCATGTATGATGCTGCAGGGCAATTCTACACAAAAGctcgtaattataaaaatacataaaccGCACAATGCGAATGAATGTAACAATGTTgccatataaaatttattcggaTTACTATTAGCACCGTAATATTACGAGATTCTATAAAACGTGGTAAAGAACATATTAAAGTGTTTGATAACCGTCGTTATGCACAATCTGTGTAAAGAACTGTATGACCACTATGCTATATGTGCGAGAGAAACTAACACGTGTGAACGCACGCGACGCCTACTGTCACGAATGACAATAACTGATACTGTTACCTTCAAACAAACATTCCTTCCAACAAAAGGGTAAAAATTCGTCGAGAGGTAAACAAAAAGCGATTTGTAGACaccaaatatttatatccgaCGAATAGGTACTGGTCTAAATATTGCATCGCAGAATACATCGACGTATGTGAATGCGCGAAGGAAGGAGACAGCGACCGTCGCCGTACGAAGCAAAAGAGAGGTTAGAATCGCCCTTCGCAATGCTTGTAAATGCACTTACCTCGTGTGCTCGTGGATGTTTGTGGCCGCAGTGCCGATGCTCGAACATCCCACTCACAAGACTCAACACAGCGCACACAGCGAGCAGAGCAGCGAGCGGCGACACGCCGGTGCCGCGGTGAATCTTCAACCGCACTCGGGCCGCCATCACAGACGACAATCGCGCTCGCAATGCATGACACATACTGAGCGCGTCCGACGGCGCCGAGCATTTATATAGCCGACGCGGCGGCAGGTAGCGCCGCGGCGCTGCTCACCACGCTGTTCGATACCCCGTGCGCGACGGCAGAGGCGGAGGCGGCACTTCGACGAAGACGACGCTGTCGCTGGGATAAACCCCTCGTAAGGAACCTGCGAAGAAATTGAAGGATTAGATAATGTGCTGAGAAATActggaatttaatataacggatatttttacttgttgaatcaaataaattataatagaaaatgcaataaatgcTTTTGTTATCTATCGTTTAACATTCCACATGCATTCAACTGATTGATATGTGccttgataataataatattcacaactattttgtaatatgaaatattactaaaacaattattcatacgaaacataaaatatattattactccATTCTTTTACATCCcttctttaaacaataaatgttattatttgtattttttattaacaaaatgttttttcgcTTCTATCCTCACAATTCATATATcagatatctaaaaatatttttcacctaCACACCTTTCACGGCccaaaatacaaataagaaatacCGAACATGAATATCGTATCAAAAGAGCTGATTATCATCACTTGCCTTTATTATCACGTCaaccaaaaataaatttggcaCCCCGACGTACGATTGTGGATGCGCGATACACCcgcgaagaaataaaaaacccGTAATATGACGATCGCCCGATATAACTTTCCGACACACTTCCGTCACTATCGAGATACGTTTAAGAAATTCGAAAAACGAATGCAACTTCACACCGACGCCCGAAGATTCAACGATTACCCGATATCGTTGTTTTACACTCTCGACCGACTTTTCCGTTATAAAATGACGAAAGACTGATCGTGACTATACGCGCACTAATACTTCATAACGATCTCACCGTGGATTCGACAATTCCGACACTCCCGAGGTATATTTAAGAATTCGAAAGACGACGAAACTTTGCATTAATTCGTTACTTCGATTAACGATATCCGACACGATGCGATCAACGCGACTAGTTTTACGAATGTCGAAAAACTAGAAATTACAAATGTGTACACTGATTCAATACTACACGGCAATCGTTCGTTGCTAGATTTAATACCCACGATATTCGTCGcgcgcaaaatttatttcgaaaaaacaaaaatgtacgCGAACATAAGACACTGCTCGCCTTGGTCCACCATTATTGCCATCGACTAACGAAATGATCTTCGCGCAATTGATATCGTGACGTCACATTTGCATCATCACGTGATTGTAtttaaacatgaaaaaaacGCGCgactttcaaattatatttatattgccaaatcgaatattaatcaattattatcatatagtttatcatattattgttgtattgTTATGTATATCGAAGTATATAAGAAAAcacattaatcatttatttacataaacaatctaatattgaaataaaatttacgagAATTAACAGGTTATTAAaacgcatttttattttcttaactttgcctaaattattaaatattaaaactaagcaacaaattagcaatttcaatacaatttcattaatacGTAATaagatcaaattattatagatacaagAAACGCATacgatacaaaataaatacaaaatcataaatcatatgtattataagcaaccataataataaattttataagcaACTGTAGCTATAATTATCGGGCTTGTTTCGCATGTAAAATGCAGTAACTACTTCTAAAgcaataaatatgattattacgGTCTGATTGCCATGACAatgttgtaatataaaatcagtGAGCAAGCAAAGGCGAAGTGTAACATCAAGATCAACGATGCATCTAACGCAATCGTGATTTAACCTTTGGAAAAATGGAAATGTGCTGAATGCACAGCTCCGGCAGAATAAACCGTACAAACAAAACTGTAGATATTATTGACAAGAACTAgctattgtatttatatactcAAGACAATATTACATTTGGTACTGCATatcaaatattgcattatgATGTAGGAAGTAAAGAagtatatgcaaataattctagcaaattatatataaagcttTGTTAATCAAATTGTTATAgctattaatttctaaatggATTTGTGAAggatttataaaatgtaaaagacgcgtgataatttatttggtattattgcacctttgtatatattttattaaatccgTTTATACCAAATTATCAACAGATAActtatcatattatataactaatacaaatatataactaATACAGATTATATAACTAATACAGTAAGTAATACAGTTAATTACATGAACTATATGTGctttaaatgaatatttaataggTTCGTTCTTTATAGTTGAattggctgcactagttcagagtttaagTTAAACTTTCTCTTTCCAATATGGACGGAAAAAGATACTCtaaactagtgcagccagttcagctataaagaacaaacctaATACAATTGagaatacttgaaataatattcatatattttccatATCATAACTGCTAAATCTTACAGATTTTAGCATACCAATTTTTGCTGGCAtcgcaatttaaatttacacaatGAGGACATCGTGTTAAAAATTTAGGATTTATAGATTGTTTTGATCTAAGATGAGACACAACAATATCCGTCAGAGCGTCGATAAAAACAGGATGATCATTAGGTGCCGCAGCTCTTCGTATATTTTTGATACCAAGCTGGAAAGATTAAGTATAAAACATTCTACTTGTTACATTAAATAGATGGCAAAATATGACAGCACTTCTTACTTCCTCAGCGAGTTCTTGACAGTATTCTATATCCAATTCATGAAGGGTTTCAATATGTTCATTTACAAATGCAATCGGTaccagaataaaattttttttgccttGCTTAACATAGCCTTTTAACGCTTCATCAGTGAAAGGCCCCAGCCATGCCATAGGTCCCacctaaatatatatatttcataatatgcATAATGAACTAAAgttaaagtgttttttttaacttggcTCGGCTAACTTTTAACACATATGCATTTATGTACCTTTGATTGCCATACTAAGCTGTATGGATTGCAGTAATTTAATTCCTGCATAACTAATGCAACTGTGGCTCCAACTTCCGCAGGATAAGAATCCCCTCTATTTACAACCTAAAACGATTACAGAAAGGAAAAGACAAATCAGACTAATTTCTAAGTTGTCGTGCAACTAACtatgcattattttaacaataacaacCTGCAATGGCAAAGAGTGAGCtgaaaataagattataaCATCGTCTCTTGTTTCACTAGGAAATTGTGCAAGTTCTTCTTTAATTCTTTCAGCAAACGTTTTCACAAGAAGTGGATGTGTAGCCCATCTATCTATTATACTCCACTTCATCTTATTTGGCAATTCTCTGCAAAGATGTAATTTGTatctattttatgtttatcaatttttataactctctatttcatttatttatatttctttatgtgttctaaagacataaaaataattcaacaaaaataaaattcaatgaaaataattctataaaatttaatattccagatataaaaatattatgttgctatagtaaatatgcatataaaacaACACATGTTGCATTTATGATAAATCTACAatctatacaataaataaaaaaaagtagataacacaaaatttacaatttatagctataaaaagtgaaaaatgatataatgtaATCACCtagttttgtaataattgtatatagcATTAAAACTGGAACCTGAAGTTGAGCAACTGTACTGCGGATACTGAGAAAAAAGTACAGTATGCTGCACTCCATCACTGAAAAAAAGCATACAaccaaatttaaattaatttctaagatttatgtttatatgttgcatatgtttaaattttattacacctaaaaaaatatgacagtCATACTTGTGTATCCTCTCAAGAGTAACTTCTGTGAGAGGATCTGCATATCGAAAGGCAACATAATGTTTGTGAGGTGCAGTTTCAGGCGAAATTTTATCCAATTTCTTGCATAAAAGTTCGCCTTGCTTATTTGTCCACTGTAGAATTGGTGATCCCCCACCTATCtcagaatattttttctgcaCTTCTGGCGTACGACGTTTGGCTATCCAAGGACCTAATTTACtgcaatatatttctgtaAGAAATATCTCTCTCATATAATATTCGCTATTGTATCATGCATGTACACTATAAAACCTTTGCACTGGTAGCTGTATCATATCACGATCAGtcattattcttaataaatacTCATGGACTTGACTAGTGTTGGAAGGTCCACCCatgtttaacattaatataccAGTTTTCGGCTTTACACTGTCTTTGTCAGCTGGATTCACCGCAACAGAAGCATAGCGTCGTGTAGACAGTTTTGTACATTGTCGCCCTGTGCAATATCATATGTAACTATTATCTGTATATCATATAAGTAAATCCCAAGTACTAATAAAAcatgcataattttaatataaagaagcaagcataaatttaaatatagagACAAAATTAGTTTCACAGTTaaagaaacataataaacTGCAACTTGACAATCTcctttttgataaaattaagatgtaatacaaaaaatgagattatgaataaaaaataagtaatgcTGCATgctactttaaataataaacacataTTTGAATCTTGGACATCAATATTAACattgcatttataaatttgtaaattatgcCATGCACAATAAAACAAACacatgcaatattattaacatactcttattattatttaatatattataatcattgaatataatgtttaaacaaTCTCATTTACTTACCAAAACAAAACATGTTCGTTAGCAGGTTATTAACACTCATGTTGAAATGGATAACACTTTATAATTCAAGCTCAAACGTTTAAATTTGCGATGTACAAATGATCACAAAGGTAATAAGTTAAGTTGCACAATCATGATGACAACGAGTACCGTTAGATTGAAACGGCTCCGATAAACAGGCGATAAGGTTAGATTCAACACAACAcgcataactgcatatgcaacGTATAAGCAGAAATGCAATCGGTAAAGTCAGGTTAACAGTAATTTTATCGTGAACAGATAGCGCTGTGAACACTCGCTGCATTATCCACACAATGTGCCAAAATCcgacaaaatgtaatttttaaacaaactgTGCAAtgcaaattatcaaattttttgcataatattaacataatatatgtacataccaagaaatatatattacatgtttctcaaaaattttttaatgatagttttcattgacataattataatatcacacacactttaaaataatattaatttgatttaattgtaTCTGAATAAATGCATGTTTCTATctagaaaaattgttaaaatatatcgtTGACAGCTATTCAATTATTACTGCCACCTagttaaaaaattccaaaacaACATGACAGTTCTAAGATCACGTTGATTGTTTGATCaaatttatgcataaatatCGCATAccaagtttatatataattctaaattgattTACCATTTTATTTATGACAATGTGATTAATCAGTTTATGACAACGATTTATAATGATACAATTTACTTGCTCTGAACAGCACCTGAGCAGCACTCTTACATGCGACACCCGGCCGGATCGGAATTATCATTTGTAGACTCAGACAATCACAGTTAAGCCATGGCAGAGCAAGAGAACGAGGAATTAGCATCGTCGGATTTAGGCACTCTCGAtttgtaagtatatatttagtaCGTACCGTAATCGCACGACACTCGTTGTGCATTACTCGCTGCTTTTTTTGACGTTTCTGTGCCGCTTGCAGCTGGGAACA
The nucleotide sequence above comes from Linepithema humile isolate Giens D197 chromosome 4, Lhum_UNIL_v1.0, whole genome shotgun sequence. Encoded proteins:
- the FeCH gene encoding ferrochelatase, mitochondrial isoform X2, producing the protein MLNMGGPSNTSQVHEYLLRIMTDRDMIQLPVQSKLGPWIAKRRTPEVQKKYSEIGGGSPILQWTNKQGELLCKKLDKISPETAPHKHYVAFRYADPLTEVTLERIHNDGVQHTVLFSQYPQYSCSTSGSSFNAIYNYYKTRELPNKMKWSIIDRWATHPLLVKTFAERIKEELAQFPSETRDDVIILFSAHSLPLQVVNRGDSYPAEVGATVALVMQELNYCNPYSLVWQSKVGPMAWLGPFTDEALKGYVKQGKKNFILVPIAFVNEHIETLHELDIEYCQELAEELGIKNIRRAAAPNDHPVFIDALTDIVVSHLRSKQSINPKFLTRCPHCVNLNCDASKNWYAKICKI
- the FeCH gene encoding ferrochelatase, mitochondrial isoform X1, producing MSVNNLLTNMFCFGRQCTKLSTRRYASVAVNPADKDSVKPKTGILMLNMGGPSNTSQVHEYLLRIMTDRDMIQLPVQSKLGPWIAKRRTPEVQKKYSEIGGGSPILQWTNKQGELLCKKLDKISPETAPHKHYVAFRYADPLTEVTLERIHNDGVQHTVLFSQYPQYSCSTSGSSFNAIYNYYKTRELPNKMKWSIIDRWATHPLLVKTFAERIKEELAQFPSETRDDVIILFSAHSLPLQVVNRGDSYPAEVGATVALVMQELNYCNPYSLVWQSKVGPMAWLGPFTDEALKGYVKQGKKNFILVPIAFVNEHIETLHELDIEYCQELAEELGIKNIRRAAAPNDHPVFIDALTDIVVSHLRSKQSINPKFLTRCPHCVNLNCDASKNWYAKICKI